In the genome of Limnobaculum zhutongyuii, one region contains:
- the fadD gene encoding long-chain-fatty-acid--CoA ligase FadD, which translates to MNKVWLSRYPKDVPAEIDPQRYSSLADMFENAVNRFADQPAYINQGKVMTFRRLEKRSRAFAAYLQNSLGLKKGDRVAVMMPNLLQYPIVLFGILRAGMVVVNVNPLYTPRELEHQLNDCGAKAIVIVSNFAHTLEKVVKQTQIEHVILSGLGDQLSVGKRSLVNFVVKYIKKLVPKYNLPGAISFRSALHKGRNQQYIKPRLSPDDLALLQYTGGTTGVAKGAMLTHGNLLANMEQARAAYIPLLIVGQELVVTALPLYHIFALTVNCLLFLEVGGCNLLITNPRDLKGMVKELSRYPFSALTGVNTLFNALINDEDFRELDFSHLRITVGGGMSVQRSVADRWEQLTGTHLLEGYGLTECSPLVAGNPYDLQQYSGSIGLPVASTEIRLVDDQGVDVPEGQAGELWVKGPQVMKGYWNRPEATNEVLKDGWLATGDIVVMDEQGFMKIVDRKKDMILVSGFNVYPNEIEEVVASHAKVLEVAAIGVPNEVSGETVKIYVVKRDPSLTKDELLAHCRSGLTGYKIPRIVEFRDELPKSNVGKILRKDLRDEAIKQQAGNQQ; encoded by the coding sequence TTGAATAAGGTTTGGTTATCCCGTTATCCCAAAGATGTTCCGGCAGAGATAGACCCTCAACGTTACTCATCACTGGCGGATATGTTTGAAAATGCGGTAAATCGCTTTGCCGATCAGCCTGCTTATATTAATCAGGGGAAGGTGATGACCTTCCGTCGATTAGAGAAGCGTAGTCGGGCTTTTGCTGCCTACCTGCAAAATTCACTGGGATTGAAAAAAGGTGATCGGGTAGCGGTAATGATGCCGAACCTGTTGCAATATCCTATCGTGCTGTTTGGTATTCTGCGTGCGGGTATGGTGGTGGTTAATGTGAACCCACTGTATACCCCGAGAGAGTTGGAACACCAGCTAAATGACTGTGGTGCAAAAGCGATTGTGATTGTGTCCAACTTTGCCCATACGCTGGAAAAAGTGGTTAAGCAGACGCAAATTGAGCATGTGATTCTCAGCGGCCTGGGCGATCAGCTCTCCGTTGGCAAACGCTCTCTGGTTAACTTTGTCGTTAAGTACATTAAAAAATTGGTGCCGAAATACAATTTGCCCGGCGCAATATCATTTCGCAGTGCTTTACATAAGGGGCGTAATCAGCAGTATATTAAACCGCGATTATCACCTGACGATCTGGCTTTGCTGCAATATACCGGTGGAACCACCGGTGTGGCCAAAGGCGCAATGCTCACTCACGGTAACCTGTTGGCGAATATGGAACAGGCCCGGGCCGCTTACATTCCACTGTTAATCGTGGGACAGGAACTGGTGGTAACGGCTCTGCCGCTTTATCACATTTTTGCTTTAACCGTAAACTGCCTGCTATTTCTTGAGGTGGGGGGATGCAACCTGCTCATTACTAATCCACGTGATTTAAAAGGCATGGTGAAAGAGCTTTCCCGTTATCCATTCTCCGCTCTGACCGGGGTGAATACGCTGTTTAATGCGCTCATCAATGATGAAGATTTCCGCGAGTTGGATTTCAGTCACCTGCGTATTACCGTTGGTGGCGGTATGTCGGTTCAGCGTAGCGTCGCAGATCGTTGGGAGCAATTAACAGGAACTCATTTGCTGGAAGGTTATGGTCTGACTGAGTGTTCGCCATTAGTTGCCGGTAATCCTTATGATTTGCAGCAATACAGTGGCAGTATCGGTTTACCGGTAGCCTCTACGGAAATTCGCCTGGTTGACGATCAGGGGGTTGATGTACCAGAAGGACAAGCGGGTGAGCTTTGGGTTAAAGGGCCACAGGTAATGAAAGGCTACTGGAATCGCCCTGAAGCCACCAACGAAGTGTTAAAAGACGGGTGGCTGGCAACCGGTGATATTGTCGTGATGGACGAACAGGGATTTATGAAAATCGTCGATCGTAAAAAAGATATGATTTTGGTTTCCGGATTTAACGTTTATCCTAATGAAATTGAAGAAGTGGTAGCCAGCCACGCTAAAGTACTGGAAGTGGCTGCCATTGGCGTACCCAATGAGGTTTCCGGCGAAACTGTGAAAATTTATGTGGTTAAAAGAGATCCGAGTTTAACTAAGGATGAACTTTTAGCCCATTGCCGCAGTGGATTAACTGGTTATAAAATTCCGAGAATTGTTGAATTTCGTGATGAATTGCCTAAGTCTAACGTGGGTAAGATCCTACGTAAGGATCTGCGCGACGAAGCCATTAAACAGCAAGCGGGTAATCAGCAGTAA
- the tsaB gene encoding tRNA (adenosine(37)-N6)-threonylcarbamoyltransferase complex dimerization subunit type 1 TsaB produces MSTRILALDAATEACSVAIWNDGKVHALYELCPREHTQRILPMVQQILAETGLTLAQMDALAFGRGPGSFTGVRIGIGIAQGLALGADLPMIGVSTLNTMAQGAYRMTGMTQVLTAIDARMGEVYWGQYQRSLQGEWSLVNTEQVLSPQQVKEQLKSTRGEWAIAGTGWETYPDMADDTDVIIRNGKMPLPQAEDMLPLAVSCWKKGETQTVESAEPVYLRNEVTWKKLPGRE; encoded by the coding sequence ATGTCAACGCGAATTCTTGCGCTTGATGCAGCCACAGAAGCGTGCTCCGTTGCCATCTGGAATGACGGTAAAGTTCATGCTTTGTACGAACTGTGTCCTCGTGAACATACCCAACGCATTTTGCCTATGGTTCAGCAGATTTTAGCTGAAACAGGCTTAACTCTGGCCCAGATGGACGCGCTGGCTTTTGGCCGTGGTCCGGGTAGCTTTACCGGTGTTCGAATCGGTATTGGTATTGCTCAGGGGCTGGCTTTAGGGGCCGACTTACCTATGATTGGTGTTTCAACCCTGAATACCATGGCTCAGGGCGCTTATCGCATGACCGGCATGACGCAAGTTCTGACCGCTATCGATGCCAGAATGGGGGAGGTTTACTGGGGGCAGTATCAACGCTCTTTACAAGGCGAATGGAGCCTGGTGAACACGGAACAGGTTCTGTCACCACAGCAGGTCAAAGAACAGTTAAAATCCACTCGTGGTGAATGGGCTATTGCCGGTACCGGATGGGAAACTTATCCGGATATGGCTGATGACACCGATGTGATCATTCGTAACGGTAAAATGCCGTTACCGCAGGCGGAAGATATGCTGCCTTTGGCCGTTTCCTGCTGGAAAAAAGGTGAAACTCAGACGGTAGAATCTGCGGAGCCGGTCTATTTACGTAATGAAGTAACCTGGAAAAAACTACCGGGTCGGGAATAA
- a CDS encoding ATP-dependent DNA helicase produces MADDFAPKGALAQAIKGFKPREPQRVMAKAITQAIKKKQELVVEAGTGTGKTYAYLVPAIRSKRKVIISTGSKALQDQLFARDLPTVATALEFTGKLALLKGRSNYLCLERMEQQSMTGGELTNSTLNDLVNLRRWSSSTMDGDVSTCTQVAEDSYIWPLVTSTNDNCLGSDCPYYKECFVVKARRRAMDADLVVVNHHLFLADIVVKETGFAELIPNADVMIFDEAHQLPDIASQYFGQQVTSRQLLDLAKDIIIAYRTEVRDMAQLQKSADRLTQSTQDFRLALGEPGFRGNLRDVLEQPAIQRALLLVDDALTLCYDVIKMALGRSALLDAAFERATQYRVRLDRLKDVTIPGYSYWYECGARHFVLALTPLSVSDKFRDLMDEKKGSWIFTSATLSVNDSLDHFSQRLGLEKAESLILASPFDYETQALLCVPRFLPSPNQYGGAKQLATMLQPLIEANDGRCFFLCTSHQMMRDLTEAFRESMTLPVLMQGETSKGKLLSQFVDSGNALLVATNSFWEGVDVRGDALSCVIIDKLPFTSPDDPLLKARIEDCRLRGGDPFNDVQLPDAVITLKQGVGRLIRDTDDRGVIVICDNRLVMRPYGAIFLNSLPPAPRTRDLSKAIEFLHQRPKSDVE; encoded by the coding sequence TTGGCAGATGATTTCGCACCCAAAGGTGCATTAGCTCAGGCAATTAAAGGTTTTAAGCCGCGTGAACCGCAGCGTGTAATGGCCAAAGCTATCACTCAGGCAATCAAGAAAAAACAGGAACTGGTGGTGGAAGCAGGTACCGGCACGGGGAAAACCTATGCTTATCTGGTACCCGCGATACGTTCTAAACGTAAGGTTATTATCTCAACCGGCTCAAAAGCCTTGCAAGACCAACTGTTTGCTCGCGATCTGCCAACGGTGGCTACTGCACTGGAATTCACCGGCAAGCTGGCGCTGTTGAAAGGGCGCTCTAATTACCTGTGCCTTGAGCGCATGGAACAGCAATCAATGACCGGGGGAGAGTTAACGAATTCAACCCTTAATGACTTGGTAAATTTACGTCGTTGGTCGTCCAGTACTATGGATGGCGACGTCAGTACCTGTACTCAGGTGGCTGAAGATAGTTATATCTGGCCTTTAGTGACCAGTACTAATGACAATTGTCTGGGTAGCGACTGCCCTTATTATAAAGAGTGTTTTGTCGTCAAAGCACGTCGCCGGGCGATGGATGCGGATCTGGTGGTGGTTAACCATCACCTGTTTTTAGCCGACATTGTGGTAAAAGAGACCGGTTTTGCTGAGCTGATCCCGAATGCTGATGTCATGATCTTTGATGAAGCCCATCAGTTACCGGATATTGCCAGCCAGTATTTTGGTCAACAGGTTACCAGCCGTCAGCTATTGGATTTAGCGAAAGATATTATTATCGCTTACCGCACCGAAGTACGGGATATGGCTCAGTTGCAAAAGAGCGCTGACCGTTTAACGCAAAGTACTCAGGATTTTCGACTGGCGCTGGGAGAACCAGGCTTCAGAGGCAACCTGCGGGATGTTTTGGAACAACCGGCTATTCAACGAGCGCTGCTATTAGTCGATGATGCGCTGACCCTGTGCTATGACGTCATAAAAATGGCACTGGGTCGTTCTGCCTTGCTGGATGCCGCTTTTGAAAGAGCGACTCAGTATCGTGTGCGTCTGGATCGTCTGAAAGATGTCACTATTCCCGGCTACAGTTATTGGTACGAATGCGGTGCCCGCCATTTTGTGTTGGCCCTGACACCGCTTTCGGTATCGGATAAATTCCGTGATTTAATGGATGAAAAAAAGGGCAGTTGGATTTTCACCTCAGCCACTCTTTCCGTGAATGATTCTCTGGATCACTTCAGTCAACGTTTAGGATTGGAAAAGGCCGAAAGCCTCATTCTTGCCAGTCCGTTTGATTATGAAACCCAGGCATTGTTGTGTGTGCCGCGTTTTCTGCCATCGCCAAATCAGTACGGTGGGGCGAAACAACTGGCGACAATGCTGCAACCACTTATTGAAGCCAACGATGGCCGCTGTTTCTTTTTATGCACCTCACATCAAATGATGCGTGATTTAACGGAAGCCTTCCGTGAGAGCATGACCTTACCGGTACTGATGCAGGGAGAAACCAGTAAAGGCAAGCTGCTTTCTCAGTTTGTTGATTCAGGTAATGCATTACTGGTGGCAACCAACAGCTTTTGGGAAGGGGTGGATGTGCGCGGCGATGCGCTGTCCTGTGTCATTATCGATAAACTACCGTTTACCTCACCAGATGATCCGCTGCTTAAAGCGCGCATTGAAGATTGCCGACTGCGCGGAGGTGATCCCTTTAATGACGTTCAGCTTCCGGATGCGGTGATAACCCTGAAGCAGGGGGTGGGACGTCTGATTCGCGATACTGACGATCGTGGCGTCATTGTCATCTGTGATAATCGATTAGTGATGCGCCCTTACGGAGCTATTTTTCTTAACAGTTTGCCACCGGCTCCCAGAACGCGTGATTTGAGCAAAGCCATTGAGTTTCTTCATCAGCGACCAAAGTCTGATGTTGAATAA
- a CDS encoding RidA family protein, producing MTIKRINPAKRWSDAVIYNDTIYYTSVPDNLDADVTAQTANVLADIDIMLSQLGSSKERILDVTIFLADRVDFASMNAAWDAWVPDGNAPVRCTVEAALMKPQYKVEIKIVAAC from the coding sequence ATGACAATTAAACGAATTAACCCTGCCAAACGCTGGTCTGACGCTGTGATTTATAACGATACGATTTACTATACCAGCGTACCTGACAATCTGGATGCGGACGTAACCGCTCAAACGGCTAACGTACTGGCAGATATCGATATCATGCTCAGTCAGTTGGGTTCCAGTAAAGAACGCATTCTGGATGTCACTATCTTTTTGGCCGATCGGGTTGATTTTGCATCAATGAATGCGGCATGGGATGCCTGGGTTCCGGATGGTAATGCCCCAGTGCGTTGTACCGTAGAAGCAGCACTGATGAAACCACAATATAAAGTGGAAATTAAGATTGTGGCGGCTTGTTAG
- the mdtI gene encoding multidrug/spermidine efflux SMR transporter subunit MdtI, translated as MQQLEFYHIAFLGLAIVLEIIANIFLKLSNGFKRFWLGILSLICVLGAFSSLAQAVKGMDLSIAYALWGGFGIAATIAAGWILFGQKLNARGWVGLTLLLLGMVILKLAV; from the coding sequence ATGCAACAGCTTGAGTTTTACCATATCGCATTTTTGGGACTGGCGATCGTACTGGAAATTATTGCCAATATATTTCTAAAACTCTCAAACGGCTTTAAGCGTTTTTGGTTGGGGATACTCTCACTTATTTGCGTTTTGGGCGCATTTAGTTCACTGGCTCAGGCGGTAAAGGGAATGGATTTATCTATCGCCTATGCGTTATGGGGCGGTTTTGGTATTGCAGCAACGATTGCAGCCGGTTGGATTCTGTTTGGACAGAAGCTAAACGCCAGAGGCTGGGTAGGATTGACGTTACTACTGCTTGGAATGGTTATTCTTAAGTTAGCGGTTTGA
- the mdtJ gene encoding multidrug/spermidine efflux SMR transporter subunit MdtJ, which translates to MIYWLLLLMAIITEVIGTLSMKYASETGSIYGHIIMYMMITISYLLLSLSIKRVALGVAYALWEGVGVLLITTFSVLLFGEEISVVKVVGLAVLLLGIVLIKSGTQKPKNPTGKSQPKIMEKHHATA; encoded by the coding sequence ATGATTTATTGGCTGCTGTTATTAATGGCTATTATTACTGAAGTTATTGGCACTTTATCGATGAAATATGCCAGCGAAACCGGAAGTATTTATGGGCATATTATTATGTATATGATGATTACCATCTCTTATCTTTTATTATCTCTTTCCATTAAACGTGTTGCATTAGGGGTGGCCTATGCTTTGTGGGAGGGCGTTGGGGTTTTATTGATCACCACATTCAGCGTGCTGCTATTTGGGGAGGAGATATCAGTCGTTAAGGTAGTTGGTTTGGCGGTACTACTGCTGGGTATCGTATTGATTAAATCAGGTACGCAAAAACCAAAGAACCCAACAGGGAAATCGCAACCCAAAATAATGGAGAAACATCATGCAACAGCTTGA
- a CDS encoding bifunctional 4-hydroxy-2-oxoglutarate aldolase/2-dehydro-3-deoxy-phosphogluconate aldolase, whose product MKNWKVSAESILSDGPVVPVIVIKELKDAVPLAKALVAGGVRVLEVTLRTPCAMDAIRAIAKEVPEAIIGAGTVLNPQQLAEVAAAGGQFAISPGLTEPLLQAAVEGNMPLIPGISSVSELMLGMDYGLREFKFFPAEANGGVKALQAICSAISSVRFCPTGGITLNNCRDYLALPSVLCVGGSWLVPADAIAKGDFNRITELAREAVAHAKG is encoded by the coding sequence ATGAAAAACTGGAAAGTAAGTGCTGAAAGTATCCTGTCAGATGGACCGGTCGTTCCTGTTATTGTTATTAAGGAACTGAAAGATGCCGTTCCTCTGGCTAAAGCATTAGTTGCCGGAGGTGTTCGCGTACTGGAAGTCACCCTGCGTACTCCTTGTGCAATGGATGCGATCCGCGCTATTGCCAAAGAAGTCCCTGAGGCCATTATTGGTGCAGGTACCGTGCTGAACCCTCAGCAACTGGCTGAGGTTGCTGCTGCTGGCGGTCAATTCGCTATCAGCCCGGGTTTGACCGAACCTTTGCTGCAGGCGGCTGTTGAAGGCAATATGCCTTTGATTCCGGGAATCAGTAGCGTTTCTGAACTGATGCTGGGTATGGATTACGGTTTACGTGAGTTCAAATTCTTCCCGGCGGAAGCTAACGGTGGCGTAAAAGCGCTTCAGGCAATTTGTAGTGCGATCTCTTCGGTTCGTTTCTGTCCTACCGGTGGTATTACCCTGAACAACTGCCGTGACTATCTGGCGCTGCCTAGTGTGCTGTGCGTGGGTGGTTCATGGTTGGTTCCGGCAGATGCCATTGCGAAGGGTGACTTTAACCGCATTACTGAATTGGCTCGTGAAGCCGTGGCACACGCTAAAGGTTAA
- the pgl gene encoding 6-phosphogluconolactonase, with amino-acid sequence MANLTNFPSTDDLNRRLAQQVVSELQKGIDTKGKASLVVSGGKTPLGLFKLLSQQPLAWEKVTITLADERWVDSNDDSSNEKLVRENLLQEHAATAHFVSLKNESLTPFEGASGIEKSLKEIAKPFDVVILGMGDDGHTASLFPGAENLFPALDMKSKQLCMGMTPLTAPLDRLTLTLPALLNSRHIFLHLVGENKRAVYHQAQEGDDVNEMPVRAVIHQTQTPVDVFWSA; translated from the coding sequence ATGGCAAACTTAACTAACTTCCCATCAACGGATGATTTAAATCGCCGCTTAGCGCAACAGGTGGTCTCTGAGTTGCAAAAAGGAATTGATACTAAGGGAAAAGCGAGTCTTGTAGTCTCCGGCGGTAAAACCCCGTTAGGTTTATTTAAATTGCTCAGTCAGCAGCCATTGGCCTGGGAAAAGGTCACCATTACTTTGGCTGATGAACGTTGGGTGGACAGTAATGATGATTCCAGCAATGAAAAGTTGGTACGTGAAAATTTATTGCAGGAACATGCAGCTACGGCGCATTTTGTCTCATTAAAAAATGAGAGTCTCACACCATTTGAAGGCGCGTCAGGGATTGAAAAATCCTTGAAAGAGATAGCTAAGCCTTTTGATGTTGTGATTTTGGGTATGGGTGATGATGGGCATACGGCGTCATTGTTTCCCGGCGCTGAGAATTTATTTCCAGCTCTGGATATGAAGTCTAAACAGCTGTGTATGGGCATGACACCATTAACAGCACCGTTAGACCGATTAACGTTGACGTTACCTGCGCTACTGAACAGTCGCCATATCTTCCTGCATCTGGTGGGGGAGAATAAGCGAGCCGTTTACCATCAGGCACAGGAAGGTGATGACGTTAATGAAATGCCTGTCCGTGCGGTAATACACCAAACCCAGACGCCGGTAGATGTGTTCTGGTCAGCATAA
- the zwf gene encoding glucose-6-phosphate dehydrogenase, which translates to MVDDSIAQACDLVIFGAKGDLARRKLLPSLYQLEKACHIHPDTRILGVGRAEWDKAAYTDVIEKALTTFMKEEIDPEVWKRLSARLDFCNLDVNDIPGYNQLGQMLDQTSRVTINYFAMPPNTFGAICRGLGEAGLNKFPSRVVMEKPLGTDLKSSQEINNQVAEYFDESQVYRIDHYLGKETVLNLLALRFANSLFSAKWDNTAIDHVQITVSEEVGIEGRWGYFDKAGQMRDMVQNHLLQILTMIAMSPPVDLSADRIRDEKVKVLRSLRRIDHTNIREATVRGQYTAGFVQGQKVPGYLDEEGANKRSNTETFVSLRVDIDNWRWAGVPFYLRTGKRLPSKCSEVVIYFKNLPINLFRDSYQTLPPNTLTIRLQPDEGVDVQILNKVPGLDHKHRLQTTKLDLSFSDTFHEQHVADAYERLLLETMRGIQALFVRRDEVEEAWKWVDSIMEAWAADNEPPKPYQAGTWGPVASVAMITRDGRSWSEFE; encoded by the coding sequence ATGGTAGATGATTCGATAGCTCAAGCCTGTGATTTAGTCATTTTTGGTGCCAAAGGTGATCTGGCTCGCCGCAAGCTATTACCGTCACTTTATCAACTGGAAAAAGCCTGTCACATTCATCCTGATACTCGTATTTTAGGTGTTGGACGCGCCGAGTGGGATAAGGCTGCCTATACTGACGTTATCGAAAAAGCGCTGACCACCTTTATGAAAGAGGAGATCGATCCAGAGGTTTGGAAACGATTAAGCGCCCGTTTAGACTTCTGCAATCTGGATGTTAATGATATCCCGGGATATAACCAACTGGGGCAGATGCTCGATCAAACCAGCAGAGTCACCATTAACTATTTTGCGATGCCACCCAATACATTTGGTGCAATTTGCCGTGGTTTAGGCGAAGCAGGATTAAATAAATTCCCCAGCCGCGTTGTAATGGAAAAACCGCTGGGTACCGATTTAAAATCTTCTCAAGAAATTAACAATCAAGTTGCTGAGTATTTTGATGAATCTCAGGTTTACCGAATCGACCATTATTTAGGTAAAGAGACAGTTCTGAACCTGTTAGCGCTGCGTTTTGCTAACTCGCTGTTTTCTGCCAAGTGGGATAATACCGCCATTGACCACGTCCAGATTACTGTCTCCGAAGAGGTCGGTATTGAAGGGCGTTGGGGCTATTTTGATAAAGCAGGTCAGATGCGTGACATGGTGCAGAATCACCTGTTACAAATTCTGACCATGATTGCGATGTCTCCTCCGGTGGATTTAAGTGCCGACCGTATTCGTGATGAAAAAGTTAAAGTGTTACGTTCGTTACGTCGTATCGATCACACCAATATTCGCGAAGCAACCGTCAGAGGCCAATATACTGCCGGGTTTGTTCAGGGACAAAAAGTGCCGGGCTATCTGGATGAAGAAGGTGCCAACAAGCGCAGCAACACCGAAACCTTCGTCTCTCTGCGGGTGGATATTGATAACTGGCGTTGGGCTGGCGTACCGTTCTATTTAAGAACCGGTAAACGTTTGCCGTCCAAGTGTTCAGAAGTGGTTATCTACTTCAAGAATCTGCCAATCAATCTGTTCAGAGATTCTTACCAAACATTACCACCAAATACCTTAACCATTCGTCTTCAGCCTGATGAAGGGGTTGATGTACAGATCCTGAATAAAGTACCGGGTCTGGACCATAAACACCGCCTGCAAACTACTAAGCTGGATCTGAGCTTCTCAGATACTTTCCACGAACAACATGTGGCCGATGCCTATGAACGCCTCTTGTTGGAAACCATGCGCGGTATTCAGGCTCTGTTTGTTCGCCGCGATGAAGTAGAAGAAGCATGGAAATGGGTTGATTCCATTATGGAAGCCTGGGCTGCGGATAATGAACCACCAAAACCGTATCAGGCTGGTACCTGGGGACCCGTAGCATCGGTTGCTATGATTACCCGTGATGGCCGCTCATGGAGCGAATTTGAATAA